The Plasmodium knowlesi strain H genome assembly, chromosome: 10 genomic sequence TACTCGTGGATGATGTAACGCGCGGGCTCTTACCCATCCGTCGAgagttcccctttttcttattttatttttttttttttcgcgtgtACACCTACGTTGTAGCATGTTTGCAGAGGGAGAATTCTTCTTTGCTTAAGCTTAAGAGTAAGCACTATACGGGCGCGTGGGAAAATGCAGGGACAGACTACCAGTCGTCCAGGTCATTCCGCAAGCTTTCGGGGGGAAAATGTGAGCACACGCTGCAACGAGAAGGGTGACCAGAGAAAGGTAGCCGGGTAAAGGGTAACCAGGTAGGAGGTAGCGCTACTAAAAAGTTATCGCTAAGAGAAGGCCGGAAATACCTCGAATAATAATTCTACAAGGTTTGTCCTCTCCCTGATCGCCCACACCACTCAGTGATGTTCGGCGACTGGTTCCTTGCACCAACTATATTGCTCATCTTACTATATATCCTTCCTTGCGCGAACCCCAACTTCTGCTACGCTTATAAGTTACCTAGAGGAAAAGTTACCACTTGGGTATTTAACCCATGTGTGGAATTAAGACAAAGGAAAAGTTCTCCCCTCGGACCGATCTACGGTAGTAGGGATAATTTTGAGGCAACTAAAAGGATCGTTAGCATTTCTGATGGGGATATACCTAGAACACTTGATCTCTTGGGATTCCCATCGAGGGGGAGTAAAGCCAAAGGTTGGAACGCGGCACGTAGTTTTATCGAAAGGGTAGGGTTGACACAGAAGAAGTGGCAGAACGGAAACACAAACAGGAGaaatgtgagaaaaaaaaaaaatacatatctGTTCCTGTTTACGAGAGACCATATTGAATATCCACCCATCAGACAAAAGGCCAAGGGACGGGATTCCGCCATCTATGGGAGATCCCCCAAAAAAATCGAACACAGCAGTAAAGAGGGCACAAGCCCCCGTGGGGACGAAGAGGGAAGGAATAGTAAAAGTGTTAGGAATGAAGAACTAATAACTTCACAGGaggaaaagtacaaaaagagaaagtatgcaaaagtgaaggacgaaaaaaaaaaaaaaaaagaaaatttgcaaaagggCGATGGAGAAGGATTCACCGAGGTAGTAACCTCtttgcagaaaaaagaagtgaaGCAGGGGAAGGACTTATCAAAACTTGGAAGTAAGTTAATATATGGTGAGAACAATGATCCGAGGGAGGCTATCACAGATGATTCGATCAGAAGAAGTACCTCCCCCATGAGGAATAAGCAAAagattaaaaataaatttgtgcACACCAATGACGGGGGGAATACCCACAGCATATATGGACAAGGCGTACCATCTTCGTATTATAAAAAGAAGCGAATTGAAAAGGAGGCAAGTTACAAGGACAGTCAACAAGAGAACGCCGGAATTGATGCATACAAATACCCCCTCGTAAAAGAGAGCTATTCTAAATTGAGAACCCCTGAGGGAGATACGCCCAGTGAAGACAACATCGGGAAAACCTTCGAAGGTGAAGTATATTCAGTAAGTCCAAATGCAATTatagtgaaaataaaaaatacaaaccTTTTTGGAATGCTCTTTAAAAAGAGATGTAACTTTGGAGATGATGTGGAAGATCTGAATGAGTATTTCAAagtgaaacaaaaaattttcgtaAAAGTGTTaggaataaatatgaaaaaaaagttgtattACTTGggaaatataattaaatacAATCCAGATGTGGAGTTGAAAATTGGAGATACATCAAAGGGATTAATCACCAAGTTGTGCGAATCGTACGTATTTGTTAAGGTTctgaaaaatggaagcacTGGGTATCTACATAGGTCGAAAGTGTTTTCCCCATCTGAAGCACATGTAGGGGAGGAGAACAAGGGTAGACATAACCACAGGTGGAACGACTTATTAAGAAGGATACAATTTACAGAGATATTTAAAATCTGGGATATTATAGATGTAGAAATTTATGAGAAACCTGATGTGAACTTTAAATCCAACTATATATTAACCATCCCCGAGGAGTCCAAGACATTTTCCAAGGTGCTTACCTATTTTGATTCCTTGTCGGAGAAACTCCCACATGAAGAGGAAGTGAATCAGGTAGGAGGTGAAAACATTGTAGATCAAGCGGAGGGAAATCTATTTCTGAATGAAGGGGGGAGTATCCCGTTGGACGATCCCTCAGGCGAAGGTGCAACTGACAACAGGAAGAGGAGAAGTAGAACAAGTTACACAAAAGAGGGACATCATACAAACCCAACTCATGAACAAGAGAAAAACATGACAACACGCGgtaccccttttttaaaaaaaagtaaagagaCGATCCATAAGGATAGAGCATCGACGAAGTTGTATCGGGTGCCTGAAAATGCAAGTTTGTCTGTTTTTgcgaaaattacaaaaatatcGTTATCGTCGttgaaaaagttttttataattaacgAGAGTAGGGAATACCATTCGGGACATGCACTCAGCTCGGATCAGATAAAGAAAGCGAGCGACCATTTTAAGATTAGCTGTGTGGTCGACGTTGGTGAGGAGTTCCAATTGGAGGGCGACCCCGGCGAAGGTAGTACCGTGGAAGCGGCTACCCCAGATGTTTGTCCAACGAGGGAAAGTAACCTCGCAGACGATGTGGTCGCTACTACTCTGGAAAGCTCACccgggaagggaaggaacaaagaggaggagaaggagaaggaaattcaAGGCGGTGTGAAGGCAAACTCCAAAGGGGAAATCAAATTCGGGAAAAAGAGTGACCGAGTGGTGAGTAAGCCTGCGCGTATTTCTTCGCCAATGGAAGATCCAAtcgagaaaaataaaaagagaaacattGTAGTGACATTTATCGGGCATATCAACCATGGAAAAACGTCGCTCTTCGATTATATATGCAAGACGAACGAGAGGGATAAGGAGAAGGGACTCATAACTCAAAATATAAGAGCCTTCAAAGTGAAGTCGAGAAATAATGATTTCACATTTACACTGATTGATACCCCAGGACATGAAGCCTTCATGCCCATTCGAAGCAGAGGTGTTAAAATATCTGATGTAAGCATTTTAGTTATTtctggagaagaaggaatacaGGAGCAGACAGTGGAGTGTATTAAGCTGATTAAAGAACATGACATACGAATTGTAATCGCAGTTACCAAGATGGATTTGCCGAACGTATCGGTGGATAGAATTGTTAATGATTTAGTGTATCATGAAATATATACCGAAATGAATGGCGGAGATGTTCAAGTGGTTCCTTGTTCCATTATGAATGCAGATTCTATGGACAAACTAGTAGATGCAGTATATTTAGAATCCGAATTTTTGGAGTTACCATTAGAGGAGAATAAAGATGGACAGGGAGTTATCCTAGATTCGTACGTTGATAGAAATGGAATCGTATCCATTAACTTAGTGCAAAGTGGAACCCTGCGTGTGAATGATTATTTCTACACAGGATCATCCTACGGGAAGgtgaaaatgatgaaggatCACTTGAACAAAAAGGTAAATTTTGCATGCGCCTCAGACCCAGTGATGGTGGTAGGTTATGAGAAGAACTCCATTCCTGTCGCAGGAGACAAATTTTATGTCGTAAAGAATGAGACAATCGCGGAGGAAATTGCACAACACCACAGGAATGAGTTACTAGCTTCACAGATGCGGGACTTTAGTTATGgacaagaagaaggaagccTGGATCGATATCAAGAGTACATAATTAGGGAGGGCGCCATTCCCTCCGATGAGCAACAAAAGCAGAAGGATGCAAATGATCACTCACAGTTGGAAGAAACTGCAACGCAGGAAGACTCCCCCCAAGGAGAAGATAGCCCCGAAGATAACcccacagaaaaaattaacaacgaAAGGgagattaaaaattttcaagaAAAAGATCTCAGGACAGTATACGTAAGTTACTTTATCAAATGTGATAAGCAAGGTACGATtgatgttttaaaaaattgtctcCAAAAATTACAAGTCAATGATACACTGCACCGAGTTCGAAACAAAATTGTCTATTCCAGTATCGGAGATATCACTGCCAGTGATATTACGTATGCTCAAAGTTTTGACGCTATCATTATTGGATTCAATGTTAAGCTTTCTAAGAGCTTCCCAAAGAATGGAAAGAACATCACGAGCGGTGGAAAATCAAATAGCCGAATTATTTATGTGAATGTTTTGTACGATCTGATTGAAGAGGTGGAAAATGtaatgaaggagaaactgAGTTCGAAACCGAGGGGCACATATAAAGGACAGGCAAGTATTTTAAAAGTTTTTAATGTATCCAAACTGGGTAAGGTGGCCGGGTGTGTGATCACCAGTGGCACCGTTAACAACAATAGCAACGTGAGAATTTTGAGGAACGACAAAGTCATCCAcattggaaaaattgtgtcgCTTAAAATTGgcaaggaggagaaggagcaAATCAAGCAGGGCGAAGAGTGTGGCATGGGCTTTGATAACTTTGTGGATTTTCTCCCGGGGGATACGGTCGAATCGTATGAAGAGTAGGCGGAATTAACTGTGTGATGGGGCGTTCTATTTGCAGTTCAATGTGCGATGTTGTGGGCCGAGGAAGGATTTGACCCCTTTAGGACCCACAATTATAGGGATAAAGCTTCAATGTCAAAATGCTCTCGTGGGATCTGCACTGACATTTTTGcctctttcctcttttttcttctttttttctttttttctttttttcttttcttctttttttttttttttttttttttttttttcgtctttcaTCCGTGCAGAAGGGGGAAGGCCGGTATGTGTTTACACTTATTTGCTCATTTGTCAACTgtgtcattatttttttttttaataaatacaAGAACCTACCTGTCTACCTTTGCAGCCGCTTTTTATTAAGACAAAACTCTTTCTTCGTTTATGGGagggatatatttttttttttttttgcattacaaatggagaagcaaaaaaaaaaaaaaaaaaaaaaaaaaatgtaaaaaaaacaaaaaaaatgtaaaaaaaacaaaaaaatgtaaaaaaaacaaaaaaatgtaaaaaaaacaaaaaaatgtaaaaaaaaaaaaaaaatgtaaaaaaaacaaaaaaatgtaaaaaaaacagttgttTCAAcaagttataaaaaattgtcatatATACTCTTTGTGCAAATGGTTGGACACCACAAATGTGTTTGTATAAAAACAGTTAATCAGGTGTGTTGTGTGAAGGGGTAGATAGATATTTACACGTAGGCTGATTTGAtgatgccttttttttttttgttaagcCACCTTGACGCTGGAAAACATGGTTTCCAGGCTGTCAGTGTCTTCGTTAAAAATTTGTAGTGTTAACTTGTCCAGGGCGAAAATGTACGTGGTGATGACGAAGCAGATGATGGCGCAGAGTAACCTGAGGAAAGGGGGTAGCATGATGAGGGCAAACAAAGGTAACCGCGTAACAAATATTAGGAAGGTAagtggaaatatatatacatgtatacatataatgttccgcctttttttttttcttttttttttttttttttttttttcatgttagGCTTTACCAGTAGAGGCCTAAACCCAAGGCGATGTACGACTTGAAGGCAAAATATGGAGCTACTATGGTGACAGCGTAAAAAATGGACGTGTTCAGCCCAATGGCAGTTCCTAATTCGGATTCTTCTACTCTCTTTGTCATTTGACTAGTGCCACATATGTATAACAAGGCTCCTCCACAAAGAGGAATGGACATGAATATAAGGACGAGATATTCATTAGCCCCACATAAAGAGAGTGATAAAAATCCAATTAAAGTTAAAGGTATAGAAAACTTGCAACAAGTTATATCCCCCCCAATGGAGCTTAAATAAGGTGCCAGCAGGCCCTCTGCAATGATGGTTAACATTCCTGCATAAGTCATCAGGTACGATGTGTGTGATGGGGTTAGCTTGAACATATCCACCAGTACAGGAGCAAAAGCGAACTTTGTCATTAAAATGGGAAGTAAGCCAAAGAGTATTAGTAAACACATTCCATAGGTTTTTCGAAAAAGATTtaatatacgtatatattcCTTCTGCATGCTACTGAacatttcctttatttttatttctcctaaGTTGACTGGTCTTAAAAGTTTTGGATCCTGATTCAATGTTTTGGCTACATACAATGCTACTATCTGTGAGGCCAGTGCGATAAGGAGGTTGCCTCTAGAACCCACAAAATTTACCATGAAGCCTGCGATGAGACTTCCTAGGATTATTCCCATTCCGTAACTGAGATTGAGGTAGCCGATGGCGGCGGTCCTGTTTTGGCTATCTGTTTTGAGGCACACCAACAGGGAGGAGGCTTGAAAAGCTTgcatgaagaaggaaggaaggaaactCACGTAGTACGCCCAGGTGTCTCTGCAAGCCGGGAGCTGCCAAGGGGGGTGGGTGGTAAATTGGGATAAATTCCATGAGACACATGTAGGAGAGCCTTCCCCTCGGGGGAGAAGAGAATGTCAGTTGTCTACCCTCTCTCACCATAAGGTACATCAGGCTGGAGGAGCAAAGGGACAAGTAAAAGGAATTCTTCACGCCCCATCTGTGGGAGGAATGGGGGTAGCACATGATAAGGGGTGTCACTGTTTATACGCAAGTATGTATTCACGCATCTATTCACGCATCTATTCACGCATCTATTCACGCATCTATTCACGCATCTATTAACGCATCTATTCACGCATCTATTAACGCATCTATTAACGCATCTATTCACGCATCTATTAACGCATCTATTCACGCATCTATTCACGCATCTATTCACGCATCTATTCACGCATCTATTAACGGATCTATTAACGCATCTATTCACGCATCTATTAAcgcatgtatgtgtgtgtgtgtgtgtgcaggTGCCCCTCGGGCTGACGTTACAACGAGCACTCATTTTAACATATCAGCTAGTCTGCCAAAAAACATGGAACCCAAAAACTGGagtagagaaaaaagggtCAAGAGGTATCCATTGTGTTCTATGCCGGCTTTGGAACTGATCAGCTGCGTGTATTTGTGTGGAGAGGGTGAAGATGAAAAGGTGTACGTTTGCATACTGAGTGGTGGGGCTAGGGGGAAAAGCAGGATTAATCTAATTAAACGTGAGGgctctttcccccttaagaaagTACATGCTCACTCACCATATAGGGTAGCATGGCAATTTGTATTGTGTAGCCAATCCCGTAGAGAACGTTTATCAAATGAGCTTTGCCTGAAGGGGGAGAAGTGGTTACCCTTTTTTAATGATCAACCAGATGGGAGGGAGGCGGGATCTACCAATACGAGAGTTTGTGTGCAGAGGCTCGTCGATGTATGACGCGCCCGAACGGTTGGGCAAACAAATGGTATTACCAAttgatgagaagaaaaacttcttttccccctggACAAGGTCAGATGGGTCGCCTGCGACATTGTCGCTTTTGTCTAACAGGGCGGAAGTGACGTCCATTTGTTCGATttgaagttctttttttcgttatatGGGGTGAAGCAAGGATACGCACAAAGCAACAGTCAATTCTTTCAAacggaaagggaagaacacACCGACAAGATAATCGCTTTGGAATATGAGGGACAGACAAAATGTGAACGTGTTAATTTCCTctttgggaattttttttttttttttttttttttttttttttttaccagaATTTACCAGTGAACGTGTGGCTTGACTAGACGATTGAAGGAATAATGTAACGCACGTCTACAGTGGTATGGTTTTCATGAACcatattttgtccttttaaaaaaggggaaaagaggTGTACGTACTCTAAGGGGCGCTCGGCATGCAGTTCACTTCATGTCTCATCATCCTTTGGGGCCACTTCGCGCGGGTGCTTAGTAAAGGGCGACACGGTATGCCAATACATGAGAATACATATGCGTTTCTCCTAACTAATGTGGATATGCATTTGCACATTGTCTGTGTAGGGTTGAGCGAGGAAGACTTGACAATTGGGCGAACAGAGCAGGTAGCCTGAAATAGGGTGGGGGTGACCACCGAGAGAATAACACAGAGGAAGACGGATGGCTATGTGGGAGAagattttttcatccttctccCATTCCTTTTTGCCTGGTTCAttatccttccttctcccccccccccccccccccctggtGACGCATTCTCCAAATAACAGTgcattttgggggggggcGCTCCATACCAAAGGCAACGTGGACGCATAAAACGGGGGAAACGTCCTTCTGGAGGGGAAATAATAAAGTGCTAAGAGGTGAGCGCAAAATGTGGcactaatatatatatatatatacctactCGTGCAACACATAAGTGGTCTTTTCATCCTCCTGCGATTATGTGATGAAGGTTACCCTTCACCAGTCGGATTTCCCCCCttgtggattttttttttttttttttttttttttttttttttttttccccatttggtaAATTCATGCAGATAAATTTAAAAGGATGATGCGTGAGTTCGTTTCCCATCTGTGATGAAGAAACACTTTGGGACATGATGACCCCCCCCCTGTGATATTTATGCCAATCAGATTTTAGTGCGTCGTATCGTGGAAAATTGTGTGGGGAGTTATAGCGTGCATGCGTCGCACCCCTAGCTCTGTGGGTCCGTTTGGCGCTCAGGTTTGTACTTCCTAAGAAGTGAACTTACGGTGATG encodes the following:
- a CDS encoding sporozoite surface antigen MB2, putative codes for the protein MFGDWFLAPTILLILLYILPCANPNFCYAYKLPRGKVTTWVFNPCVELRQRKSSPLGPIYGSRDNFEATKRIVSISDGDIPRTLDLLGFPSRGSKAKGWNAARSFIERVGLTQKKWQNGNTNRRNVRKKKNTYLFLFTRDHIEYPPIRQKAKGRDSAIYGRSPKKIEHSSKEGTSPRGDEEGRNSKSVRNEELITSQEEKYKKRKYAKVKDEKKKKKENLQKGDGEGFTEVVTSLQKKEVKQGKDLSKLGSKLIYGENNDPREAITDDSIRRSTSPMRNKQKIKNKFVHTNDGGNTHSIYGQGVPSSYYKKKRIEKEASYKDSQQENAGIDAYKYPLVKESYSKLRTPEGDTPSEDNIGKTFEGEVYSVSPNAIIVKIKNTNLFGMLFKKRCNFGDDVEDLNEYFKVKQKIFVKVLGINMKKKLYYLGNIIKYNPDVELKIGDTSKGLITKLCESYVFVKVLKNGSTGYLHRSKVFSPSEAHVGEENKGRHNHRWNDLLRRIQFTEIFKIWDIIDVEIYEKPDVNFKSNYILTIPEESKTFSKVLTYFDSLSEKLPHEEEVNQVGGENIVDQAEGNLFLNEGGSIPLDDPSGEGATDNRKRRSRTSYTKEGHHTNPTHEQEKNMTTRGTPFLKKSKETIHKDRASTKLYRVPENASLSVFAKITKISLSSLKKFFIINESREYHSGHALSSDQIKKASDHFKISCVVDVGEEFQLEGDPGEGSTVEAATPDVCPTRESNLADDVVATTLESSPGKGRNKEEEKEKEIQGGVKANSKGEIKFGKKSDRVVSKPARISSPMEDPIEKNKKRNIVVTFIGHINHGKTSLFDYICKTNERDKEKGLITQNIRAFKVKSRNNDFTFTLIDTPGHEAFMPIRSRGVKISDVSILVISGEEGIQEQTVECIKLIKEHDIRIVIAVTKMDLPNVSVDRIVNDLVYHEIYTEMNGGDVQVVPCSIMNADSMDKLVDAVYLESEFLELPLEENKDGQGVILDSYVDRNGIVSINLVQSGTLRVNDYFYTGSSYGKVKMMKDHLNKKVNFACASDPVMVVGYEKNSIPVAGDKFYVVKNETIAEEIAQHHRNELLASQMRDFSYGQEEGSLDRYQEYIIREGAIPSDEQQKQKDANDHSQLEETATQEDSPQGEDSPEDNPTEKINNEREIKNFQEKDLRTVYVSYFIKCDKQGTIDVLKNCLQKLQVNDTLHRVRNKIVYSSIGDITASDITYAQSFDAIIIGFNVKLSKSFPKNGKNITSGGKSNSRIIYVNVLYDLIEEVENVMKEKLSSKPRGTYKGQASILKVFNVSKLGKVAGCVITSGTVNNNSNVRILRNDKVIHIGKIVSLKIGKEEKEQIKQGEECGMGFDNFVDFLPGDTVESYEE
- a CDS encoding major facilitator superfamily domain-containing protein, putative; this translates as MDVTSALLDKSDNVAGDPSDLVQGEKKFFFSSIGKAHLINVLYGIGYTIQIAMLPYMLISSKAGIEHNGYLLTLFSLLQFLGSMFFGRLADIWGVKNSFYLSLCSSSLMYLMLPACRDTWAYYVSFLPSFFMQAFQASSLLVCLKTDSQNRTAAIGYLNLSYGMGIILGSLIAGFMVNFVGSRGNLLIALASQIVALYVAKTLNQDPKLLRPVNLGEIKIKEMFSSMQKEYIRILNLFRKTYGMCLLILFGLLPILMTKFAFAPVLVDMFKLTPSHTSYLMTYAGMLTIIAEGLLAPYLSSIGGDITCCKFSIPLTLIGFLSLSLCGANEYLVLIFMSIPLCGGALLYICGTSQMTKRVEESELGTAIGLNTSIFYAVTIVAPYFAFKSYIALGLGLYWLLCAIICFVITTYIFALDKLTLQIFNEDTDSLETMFSSVKVA